In a single window of the Rhizoctonia solani chromosome 16, complete sequence genome:
- a CDS encoding Retrotransposable element Tf2 protein has product MDFKTHLYHRSKLSLDTLRLPLIDLSTPRTVTMLDGSSPQAGKIWKKATLNFSLDGKQMTETFLICNTGSHTAILGLKWLDAHNPEINWNLRTLSFPHALPEHMAIAKEEEADQNPLKGVPSQYHQYAKVFGEEEFNKLPPHRHYNIGIELTEEGPLNSPLYSMTDAESATLKDWLRDELKAGKICPSKSSISSPVMFVPKKDGSQRLVVDYRRLNNWTKKNVYPLPRPDDLMAQLRGAKVFTKLDLRWGYNNVRVKEGDKWKTAFRTKYGLYKSLVMTFGLTNAPAAFQHFKNKLFKDLLDVCIIIYLDDILIYSKDDATHTQHVHEVLQRLLENQLFCKALKCTFHVNSVEYLGIIVLDKGFSLDKLKIQAVQEWPIPSKVKEVQLFLGFANFLRQFVANFSHMARPLHNLVKKDTPWNWGSKEQEAFQGLKNAITNAPVLCHANPTKPYFLETDASGAALGSILSQRQEDGRLHPLGFLSKSFKGAEQNYDTHDKELLAIICLFEYWRIFLEGTLHPITVFTNHRNLEYWKESRTFNCRHAQWHLLLAGYNFQIVYRPGKQSGKPDALSQQSDHANIPPEPQSMLPELVFANIALVTPEKELQHQIKSSLDQDESLEEILQFLQNKSKAPPSIKRAFRDYKMEAGLLFYQGQIVVPDVGTLRTDLLWIFHNSPLAGHPGRQRTLELVSRSYYWPGIRADTYWHVDCYGMTNLDICAPNCQ; this is encoded by the coding sequence atggactttaaaacccacttgtatcataggtccaagcttagtctTGACACACTCCGCCtaccactcattgacctctCCACACCCCGCACTGTCAcaatgcttgatgggtcaagcccccaggctggcaaaatctggaagaaggctactCTAAACTTCTCTTTGGATGGTAAACaaatgactgagaccttcctaatctgcaacacagggtctcacacTGCCATCCTAGGATTGAAGTGGCTAGACGCCCATAACCCAGAAATCAACTGGAATCTACGCACACTCTCCTTTCCGCATGCCCTGCCGGAACAcatggccattgccaaggaagaagaagctgatcaaaaccCCCTcaaaggagtaccctcccaataccaccaatacgctaaggtatttggagaagaagaattcaataagctcccTCCCCATAGGCACTACAACATTGGAATTGAGCTTACAGAAGAAGGGCCCCTCAACTCTCCCctttacagtatgacagacgccgagtccgccacactcaaggactggctcagggatgagttaAAAGCTGGGAAAATCtgtcccagcaaatcctcAATTAGCTctcccgtcatgtttgttcccaagaaggatggttcccaaCGCCTGGTagttgactaccgccgcctgAACAACTggacaaagaaaaacgtctatccccttccccgtccagatgacctcatggcccagctccgtggcgccaaggtctttactaaACTAGACCTACGTTGGGGATATAACAACGTCCGTgtaaaagaaggtgacaaatggaaaactgccttccgTACAAAATACGGCCTATACAAGTCCCtagtcatgacctttggcttaaccAACGCCCCcgctgccttccaacattttaaGAACAAATTGTTTAAAGACCTGTTAGACGTTTgcatcatcatttaccttgatgacatcctgatctactctaaggatgacgcaactcatacacaacacgttcatgaagtcctGCAACGGCTATTGGAGAACCAACTATTCTGTAAGGCATTGAAGTGCACATTCCACGTCAattctgtggaatacctgggaatcattgtcttggacaagggttttagcctggataaactcaagatccaggcagtgCAGGAATGGCCAATCCCCTCAAAGGTTAAGGAggtccaattgttcctaggatttgccaacttcctccgtcagtttgttgccaactttagccacatggccaggccattgcataacctggtcaagaaggacacgCCCTGGAATTGGGGTAGcaaagaacaggaagccttccaggGACTGAAAAacgccatcaccaatgcACCTGTACTCTGCCACGCCAATCCCaccaaaccctacttccttgagacagacgcctcaggggcTGCCCTGGGATCCATACTGAGCCAAcgacaggaagacggccggTTGCATCCACTTGGCTTCCTGTCCAAGTcattcaaaggagcggagCAGAACTACGAtacacatgacaaggagctgtTAGCAATCATCTGCTtgtttgagtactggcgcatctttCTGGAAGGAACCCTGCATCCCATCACCGTGTTCACCAACCACAGGAACTTAGAGTATTGGAAAGAATCTAGAACGTTCAATTGCCGCcacgcacaatggcacctcctcctggccggttacaacttccaaattgtatatagacccgggaaacagtcagggaagccagatgccCTATCACAACAATCAGACCATGCCAATATTCCACCAGAACCCCAGTCCATGCTACCAGAACTGGTATTTGCTAACATTGCCCTGGTGACCCCTGAGAAGGAACTACAACACCAAATCAAGTCCTccctagaccaagacgagtctctggaagaaatcctacagttcctacaaaacaagtccaaggcaccaccctcCATTAAACGCGCATTTAGAGATTACAAGATGGAGGCCGGCCTGCTattttaccaaggacaaattgtagtaCCAGATGTAGGGACCCTAAGGACAGACCTACTTTGGATCTTCCACAATAGCCCATTGGCGGGTCACCCAGGCAGACAGCGGACCCTAGAGTTGGTATCCAGAtcttactactggcctggcatccgtgcTGACACGTACTGGCACGTTgactgttatggaatgactaatttagacatatgcgcccctaattgccaatag